From Methanomassiliicoccales archaeon, a single genomic window includes:
- a CDS encoding FAD-dependent oxidoreductase: MGWFSWPGHLASRRGKYHKCPFGKEFEDYRSRAEKEFGIRMLRGTRVASIDEDPETKNLILRYSSGAETNTEEFDLVVLSVGFEPSASVHDLAKTSASS, encoded by the coding sequence ATGGGGTGGTTTTCCTGGCCCGGTCACCTTGCTTCGCGCCGGGGGAAGTATCACAAATGCCCCTTCGGCAAGGAGTTCGAGGACTACCGGTCCAGGGCAGAGAAAGAGTTCGGCATCCGCATGCTGCGTGGCACCAGGGTCGCCTCGATCGACGAGGACCCCGAGACCAAGAACCTCATCCTCCGCTACTCCAGTGGAGCGGAGACAAACACCGAGGAGTTCGATCTAGTCGTGCTCTCGGTGGGGTTCGAGCCATCCGCTTCAGTGCATGACCTGGCCAAGACATCGGCTTCAAGTTGA